Proteins encoded by one window of Leishmania mexicana MHOM/GT/2001/U1103 complete genome, chromosome 23:
- a CDS encoding putative Csl4p homologue, which translates to MPVILHTGARVAPGDAIFTSPAAVTTSNDALEGAAAEEAEVVPGEGCVVQYIERYVAPSAPASSAPSAAVERSIIATRHGVAQWDGRLVSVFALASCALASAGGAEYVTACGAGASDGSAVSSPRQAVLGPRPGDTVHLRITRLNRLFAFGEIIAVNWSWCSHRSIFSAAAGGGSNSGVFKGVLRQEDIRPFKPTKDQLLPPPPSLAFGVGDVVLAEVISQSDVHQYQLSTTGEGCGVVESFITAVEGQYGGQAKVKLEHVPGRRDAMMIRSTGEVVPRWCPLLP; encoded by the coding sequence ATGCCAGTCATCCTGCACACCGGTGCTCGCGTCGCACCTGGTGACGCCATCTTCACAtcccctgctgctgtgacgaCCTCCAACGATGCCCtcgaaggcgctgctgccgaggaggcggaggttgTGCCGGGGGAGGGATGCGTGGTACAGTACATAGAGCGATACGTAGCTCCAAGTGCGCCAgcctcgtcggcgccgtcggcagcggtggagcgcTCGATTATAGCCACCCGTCACGGCGTCGCACAGTGGGATGGGCGCCTTGTGTCTGTCTTTGCCCTCGCCTCctgcgctctcgcctccgccgGCGGGGCAGAGTACGTgacggcgtgcggcgcaggcgccTCGGACGGCTCTGCAGTCTCGTCTCCGCGACAAGCCGTGCTCGGGCCGCGGCCGGGCGACACGGTGCATCTCCGCATCACTCGGCTGAACCGCCTCTTTGCCTTTGGCGAGATCATTGCCGTAAACTGGAGTTGGTGTAGCCATCGCAGCATCTTCTCTGCggcggccggcggcggcagcaacagcggcgtctTCAAGGGCGTCCTGCGACAGGAGGACATCCGACCGTTCAAGCCTACGAAAGACCAGCTGCTGccccctccgccgtcgctggccTTCGGAGTGGGGGATGTCGTGCTCGCCGAGGTCATCTCACAGTCCGACGTGCACCAGTACCAGCTCAGCACCACTGGCGAGGGCTGCGGCGTTGTGGAGAGCTTCATAACCGCTGTCGAGGGGCAATACGGAGGCCAAGCGAAGGTGAAGCTGGAGCACGTACCCGGCCGTCGCGATGCCATGATGATCCGGAGCACAGGAGAGGTggtgccgcggtggtgcccgctgctgccgtaa